A window from Solanum stenotomum isolate F172 chromosome 7, ASM1918654v1, whole genome shotgun sequence encodes these proteins:
- the LOC125870202 gene encoding glucomannan 4-beta-mannosyltransferase 1-like, which translates to MIRCSTFIACRPCVSHMKELYLNGLLNLRNHSSSSPFTIVTFTTITLHLYLKQQNLHPKFHRNFPPSLCTCKGKLVPFNPKCSAPLINSEFRLRQTMRNLVFQDPGIRVSTNTTQSLNHAWERIRVPVVVPALHLAMYICIAMSVMLFLERIYMAIVIAGVKCFGKKRYTKYKLESVKEDLEKNKNYPMVLVQIPMFNEKEVYKLSIGAVCGLSWPSDRLVVQVLDDSTNEVLRTLVDLECRKWMERGINVKYETRNNRNGYKAGALKEGLKKQYVDDCEFVVIFDADFQPEEDFLWRTIPYLLDNPELALVQARWKFVNADECLMTRLQEMSLDYHFSVEQEVGSSTCSFFGFNGTAGVWRIRAVNDAGGWKDRTTVEDMDLAVRASLKGWKFLFVGDLAVKNELPSTFKAYRFQQHRWSCGPANLFRKMIKEIILCERVSVWKKFHLIYGFFFVRKIIAHWVTFFFYCVVIPATILVPEVHLTKPLAIYLPATITILNAACTPRSFHLLVFWILFENVMSLHRSKAAIIGLLEASRVNEWVVTEKLGNTMKQKYSAKASKKPRSRIGERIHVLELLMGMYMLHCAIYNMLFGNDHFFIYLFLQAGAFFIVGIGYVGTFVPN; encoded by the exons ATGATACGTTGCAGCACCTTCATTGCATGTAGACCGTGTGTCTCTCACATGAAAGAACTTTATTTAAATGGATTACTCAATCTACGAAACCACTCCAGCTCATCTCCATTTACAATCGTCACCTTCACCACAATCACACTGCATCTTTATTTAAAGCAGCAGAACCTGCATCCTAAATTTCACCGCAATTTCCCTCCATCTCTATGTACTTGCAAGGGCAAGCTCGTTCCTTTCAACCCAAAGTGCTCTGCTCCCTTAATAAACTCTGAATTCAGGTTGAGACAAACCATGAGAAATCTTGTTTTCCAAGATCCTGGGATCAGAGTAAGCACCAATACTACTCAAAGTCTAAATCATGCTTGGGAGCGAATACGCGTTCCAGTAGTAGTGCCTGCCCTACACCTTGCAATGTATATATGCATAGCCATGTCCGTCATGCTATTTCTTGAGCGTATTTACATGGCAATAGTGATAGCAGGGGTCAAGTGCTTTGGAAAGAAAAGATATACCAAGTATAAGCTCGAGTCCGTAAAAGAAGACCtagagaaaaacaaaaactacCCAATGGTGTTGGTCCAAATTCCTATGTTCAATGAAAAGGAG GTTTACAAGCTCTCAATTGGAGCTGTATGTGGCTTGTCATGGCCATCAGATAGGCTTGTAGTGCAGGTTCTTGATGACTCTACCAACGAAGTTTTACGG ACATTAGTGGACTTGGAATGTCGAAAGTGGATGGAGAGAGGGATAAACGTGAAATACGAAACAAGAAACAACAGGAATGGCTACAAAGCTGGTGCTCTCAAGGAGGGTCTAAAGAAGCAGTATGTTGATGACTGTGAGTTTGTTGTGATCTTTGATGCAGACTTTCAGCCTGAAGAAGACTTTCTTTGGAGGACCATACCATATCTTCTCGACAACCCAGAATTGGCTCTGGTTCAAGCCAGATGGAAATTTG TCAATGCAGATGAATGTCTGATGACTCGACTTCAAGAGATGTCATTGGACTATCATTTCAGTGTTGAGCAAGAAGTTGGCTCGTCCACGTGTTCATTTTTTGGGTTCAATG GGACTGCTGGAGTGTGGAGAATTCGAGCAGTGAATGATGCTGGTGGCTGGAAAGACAGGACCACAGTAGAGGATATGGATCTTGCAGTTCGGGCAAGCCTTAAGGGTTGGAAATTTTTGTTTGTGGGGGACTTAGCT GTCAAGAATGAACTCCCAAGTACCTTCAAGGCTTATAGATTTCAGCAGCACCGCTGGTCATGTGGCCCAGCTAACCTCTTTCGCAAGATGATTAAAGAAATCATCCTTTGTGAG CGTGTATCAGTATGGAAGAAGTTTCATCTCATCTATGGTTTCTTCTTTGTGAGGAAGATTATCGCACACTGGGTTACGTTTTTCTTTTACTGTGTCGTCATTCCAGCAACTATCTTGGTGCCTGAAGTCCATCTTACAAAGCCTCTAGCTATATATCTTCCAGCAACTATTACCATTCTTAATGCCGCTTGCACACCAAG ATCTTTCCATCTTCTTGTATTCTGGATCCTATTTGAGAATGTCATGTCTCTCCATCGATCCAAGGCAGCAATAATAGGACTCTTAGAAGCCAGCCGAGTAAATGAATGGGTTGTAACTGAGAAGTTGGGGAACACGATGAAGCAAAAGTACAGTGCCAAGGCATCAAAGAAACCAAGATCGAGGATAGGTGAAAG GATTCACGTCTTAGAGCTGCTAATGGGAATGTATATGCTACACTGTGCTATATACAACATGCTATTTGGAAATGACCACTTTTTCATCTACCTGTTCCTCCAAGCAGGAGCGTTCTTCATTGTTGGAATTGGCTATGttggaacattcgtccccaATTAG